A window of Aromatoleum bremense genomic DNA:
GCTTGCCGGCGGCGGCAACCAGGTCATCGGCGCCACCGCGTCGATGAAGGACCCGCGCGGCAAGGCCGGCGGGGAAGCACGTGCGATCCCGGTCGGCGAGCGTGTCGTGGTGCACGACAACATGGCCCGGGTGACCCGCTATCTCGGCGAACTCGGCCTGACTCCGAGCTTCGCTCCCCAGTCTTCCTGAAACCAACCGATGGAGTCCATCTTGCGTACCCGCATGCGTTCCCCCTTGGCTGCCGCCGTCGCCGCGCTATGCGCGGCCGGCCCGGCTCTCGCCTCTGACGCCACGCTCACCGAAGTGGTTGTCACCGGCGCCCACGAAGCCCCCCTGACACAACCCGATCCGCAGCCCTGGGCGCACAGCCAGGTCTCGCGCGAGGGCGTCGCCATCCTCGGCGGGCCGGCGCAGACCAACCCGTACCGCCTGCTCGACCTGATGCCCTCGGTCAGCGCGGAGTCGGCCGATGCCTATGGCTTGAACTCGCGCGGTGGCCGCAAGCTCAACCTGCGCGGCAAGGGTGACTTCCACTTGACGCGCAACATCGAGGGCGTGCCCCTGTACGGCATCGTCGGCAACAACGACCTGTTCGACCTGGAGAACGTCGCCGGCTTCGAGCTCTACCGCGGAGGCATGCCCGCCAACGCCGGGCTTGGCGTGTCCAACAGCACCGGTGCGCTCGACATGACGCTGCGTCGCCCCGAGGAACTTCCTGGTGTCGAGATCCGCCAGGGCTTCGGCTCGGACAACTTCCGCCGCACCTTTGCCCGCATCGACAGTGGCCGGTTCGGCCCGGCGGATACCGCGCTGTTCGTGTCGGCGTCGGACATGGAGGCCGACAAGTGGAAGGGGGCTGGCCAGACGCCCGGCGCGCGCCGCAACTTCACCGTGGGCCTCGCCCAGCCGTTCTCCAACGGGGCGCGCTTCGAACTGTTCGTCGCCTCCAACCACATCGAGGGGCACGACTACCGGGCGATGAACTACGCGCAGGTCCAGGACAAGTCCAACTGGCGCAGGTTCGACTACGACGAAGATCTCACCGCCGGCCGGCTTGCCCGATACTACGATTTCAACCGCAACGAGTTCGACGACGTCGGCGTCATCGCGAACCTGGTCCTGCCGGTCGGCGAGGCGGGACGTTTCACCCTTCGCCCGTACTGGTGGGACAACGACGGCTATTTCCTGTTTTCGTCGTCCGACACCAATGTCCGCCGCTGGGATGTCGAGCACGAGCAGAAGGGGCTGGTCGCCCAGTATGACCACAGGTTCTCCCCGGCGCTCGACCTCACCGTCGGCTACTGGTGGATGGACATGGAGTCGCCGCCGCCACCCGTCTACCAGAAGAACTACACGGCACAGGCAGATGGCAGCCTGACCTATGCCGGCTGGGCGCTGCTGTCGAAACATGGCAGGCACGAGTTCAACAGCCCCTTCCTGCAGCTGACAGGCCGCAGCGGCGCCACCACGATCTCGGGCGGCGTGCGCCTGCAGCAGCAGTCGCAGCCGTCGTTCTCCTACTACGCCACCGCCGGCCTTCCCGACGTCTCCTACGACGCGGTGTGGGCTTTCAACCCGGCCGTCGACCCCTGGATGCGAGTTTCCGGCAAGACCTACCGCGAGTGGCTGCCGAACCTGTCGCTGCGCCACGAACTGCGGCCCGACATGGCGCTCACCGCCGCCTACGGCCGGCGTATCGGCCGGCCCGACTGGGGGCCGGTCGCATCCACTTATAGCAGCAACAAGGCCAAGTTCGTCGCACAGAACATTACCCTGCAGGATGTCTTCTCCGGGCTGAAACCGGAGATCTCCGACAACCTCGACCTCGGCCTGCGCTACGAGGGGGAACGGCTCTCGCTCGCGCCCAACCTGTACTACGCCCGGACCCGCGACAAGGAGGTCAGCGTCTACGACCCGGGCGTGGACGTGACCTACTACCAGAGCGTCGCCAAGGCCGTCGGCTACGGCGCGGAGCTG
This region includes:
- a CDS encoding TonB-dependent receptor; translation: MRTRMRSPLAAAVAALCAAGPALASDATLTEVVVTGAHEAPLTQPDPQPWAHSQVSREGVAILGGPAQTNPYRLLDLMPSVSAESADAYGLNSRGGRKLNLRGKGDFHLTRNIEGVPLYGIVGNNDLFDLENVAGFELYRGGMPANAGLGVSNSTGALDMTLRRPEELPGVEIRQGFGSDNFRRTFARIDSGRFGPADTALFVSASDMEADKWKGAGQTPGARRNFTVGLAQPFSNGARFELFVASNHIEGHDYRAMNYAQVQDKSNWRRFDYDEDLTAGRLARYYDFNRNEFDDVGVIANLVLPVGEAGRFTLRPYWWDNDGYFLFSSSDTNVRRWDVEHEQKGLVAQYDHRFSPALDLTVGYWWMDMESPPPPVYQKNYTAQADGSLTYAGWALLSKHGRHEFNSPFLQLTGRSGATTISGGVRLQQQSQPSFSYYATAGLPDVSYDAVWAFNPAVDPWMRVSGKTYREWLPNLSLRHELRPDMALTAAYGRRIGRPDWGPVASTYSSNKAKFVAQNITLQDVFSGLKPEISDNLDLGLRYEGERLSLAPNLYYARTRDKEVSVYDPGVDVTYYQSVAKAVGYGAELEGSYRFDGGLSAVFALSWNRFAFDGDIQAKAGAVTGTDGKQVPNAPRMLAKLGVDWRSGNWNVSPVVRYVGKRYGDTLNKQKIDGYFLADLHVGYQWKNVAMLQEVGIGLSVLNLFDKRYIGQISASDFDLNAGTTYYAGAPRTAVMTVSARF